In Achromobacter pestifer, the DNA window GCCTGGTTCTTGAACTGGATCCACTGGTCCATCTTGCCCTGGTTCCAGGCCGCCTGCTGGTCGGGAAAATTGTGCGGCGTGCCCGATCCGATCAGCGCGTTGCTGGTCCTGGAATCGCGGCGGAAGGGCTGGATATCCTGGCCGCCCTTGGGGTTGGGCTGGAAGAACACCGATTTGCCGCTGGCCAGCGGAATCGGGAAGCGGTCGCCGAAGCCGCGCACGCCGCGCATGGTGCCGAAATAGTGGTCGAACGAGCGGTTCTCCTGCATCAGGATCACGATGTGCTTGATGTCCTTGATGGTGCCGCTTTCAACCGCCGCGGGAACCGCCAGCGCGCGCTGGATCGAGGCGGGCAGCAAGGCCATCGCCGACAGGGCGCCGGCGGCCTGGGCCGAGGCGCGGAAGAACTGCCGCCGTCCCGGCAAGGCCGGGGACGCGATGGCGGACTGCGAGGTGTAGGTCTTGGTCATGGGGCTACTCTTGCGTGGGGTTGGACGGATCGGGCGTTCAAGGCGCGCAGCGCAGTTGCGGCGCGGGCGGCGGCGTCTCGGGCTGTCCGGTCTCGGGCGGCGAAGTCGCGCCGTCATCCGAGTCGTCGTCGCCGCCGCAGGCGGCAAGGGTCAGGCTCAGGGCGATGGCCGCAACAAGGGCGCGGCCCAGTGCAAAGTACGGGGTCATGAAAACTCCTGGTCAGGGAACGTTGCCGGGTCCGTCCGGCAGAAAACCTATCGGGGCGCGGCGGCCTGGCTGGCCGCCGCGCCGGCTCAGCTCAAGCGGCGCCGCAAGCGGGCGGCAACCTGGTCCAGCAAGAACACGGTGATGAAGATCACGACGAGAATGGTCCCGACGTGCGCGTACTGGTACATGTCGTAGCGGCCCTTCAGTTCCTGGCCGATGCCGCCCGCGCCCACCAGGCCCACGACCGTGGCCATGCGCACGTTGCGGTCCAGGATGTACAGGGTGTAGCCGGTGAACTTGGGCATGACCTGCGGCAGCACGGCGTAGGCCAGCACGCGCGGCTTGCTGGCGCCGATCGCGGCCAGCGCCTCTTGCGGCTTGGTGTCAGCCGTTTCGATGTCCTCGGCGTAGAACTTGCCCAGGAATCCCATCGAATGGATGGCCAGCGCCAGCACCCCGGCAATCGGGCCGAAGCCGTAGGCCAGCACCAGGAACAGCGCGCAGATCAGTTCGGGCATGGCGCGGAACATGCTGACCGTGGCTCGCGCCGCCACGTACAGCAGCCGGTTGGGCGCGTAATTGCGGGCGCTGCAATAGGCCAGCGGCACACTGCCCAACACCGCCAGCAAGGTCGCCCAGATCGCGATCTCGAAGGTCTCGACCATCTTGACCGCCACCCGCCACAGATAGCCCAGGGGCTCGACCAGATAGGTCTGCGTGGAGACCTCGTCTTCCATCTTCAAGGTGTGCGGATTCAGCCGGCTCTCGGTCACCTGCAGCGTTTCCACATGCGCCAGCCACGGCAGCTTGTCCGGATCGAAGCCCTCTATGCGCGAGGTCTCGGTGCGGTACGAAACCTGCAGCGGGAACAGGTTGTCGGCCAGGGCGCCCAGGCCCGACGTAACCTGGGACTGCTCTTTCAGGCCGACCGCGGCCAGCGCGCCGTCCAGGGTCAGCGCCGCCATGCGGCCCATCTCGACCCGTTGGCCGGTGTAGAGGAACAGCATCAACGCGGCGATCACGATCAGCAGCGCGCGGGCGCCGTAGGGCGGATCCAGGCGCCAGGCCGCGTTGCCGGCCGGCGTTTTCAATGCATGCGTGTTCATTGCGCGCCTCCCGCCGACAACACCGCCGGCCGCATCGGCCTGGCGGCGCGCGGCTCGGCATGGCCGCGGCCCGCGAGATCGGCGGCAGCCATGCCGCTCTCTGGCAGCGGGGCCTGATAGAGCGCACGGGCAGTGGCCTCATCGAATGCGCCCGCCGGTCCGTCGAACACCATGACGCCATGACGCAAGGCCACGATGCGGTCGGCGAACTCCCGGGCCAGGTCGACCTGGTGCAGGCTGCACAGCACGGTGGCGCCGCGTTCCCGCGCCTGATTGCGCAACAGTTCCAGGATGTCGCGGCTGATGCGCGGATCCAGGCTGGCCACCGGTTCATCGGCCAGCAGCAAGGCGGGGGCCAGCATGAAGGCGCGGGCGATGCCCACGCGCTGCTGCTGGCCGCCGGACAATTCGCTCACGCGGCGTTGCAGATGTTCGGGCTGCAGGCCGACTTCGCGCACCAGCCGGCAGGCGCGCTCACGCAACTCCACCGGGAAACGCATCAGATACGCGCGCCATGCCGGCAGGCCGGGCAGCGCGCCCGACAGCACGTTGGTCGCCACCGTGGCGCGCGACACCAGGTTGAAGTGCTGATGCACCATGCCGATGCGCGGCCGCACGGCAGCCAGCGTCGAGGGCTGCACCTGCGTGCCATCGACCCACACCGCGCCCTGGGTCGGCGCGGTCAGTCCGTTGGCCATGCGCAGCAAGGTCGACTTGCCCGCGCCCGAGGCGCCCAGGATCACGCAGAACTGGCCGCGCGGCACCTGCAGCGACACCGAATTCAGGGCCGTGGTCCCGTCGGCGTAGCGCATGCCTACGGCGTCGTAGCGCAGCATGTCCATTTCGCTTGCGCCGGCGCTCACCGCTGTGCCGCCTTCTGCAGGATCTCGCCCTTGATCTCGTCGGTCAGCAGGGCCATCTTCGAAGCCGGGCCCGCGAACTGCGCCTCGGAAAACTCGGTATCGAAGCGGTCGAGCTTGGCGCCGCCGTAGCCTCGCACCATGTCCGGCGTCACGCCGGGCGCCTGGTGCACCGTGGCAAAGGCTTGCTTGAGCGTCGCCTTCAGCGGCTCGGGCAGCTTGGTGTTCATGGCCAGCGGCGGATACGGAATGGGTTCGCTCTTGAAGATCACCTTCACCGACTTCGGGTCCACCGCGCCTTGGCGCACCGCCTTGTCGAAGGAATCGAACGACAGCGCGGCCGCGTCGACCTGGCCCTGCACCAGCGCGGCCAGGCTGCTGGCGTGGCTGCCGGTCAGTTGCAGCGCCGCCAGGTCCTTGGCCGGGTCCATGCCGTCCTTGATCATGGACGCCACCTGGAAGGTGAAGCTGGAGGCCGAATTCACGTCGCCGAACGCGGCGCGCTTGCCCTTCAGGTCGGCCAGCGTATTGATGGGCGAATCAGCCCGGGCGAACATCGCGGCGTAGTAGGCGGACTCGCCCTTCTGCACGCCCACGGCCAGCAATTGCGCGCATTGGCGCTCATGCGCCTGCACGTAGGAAACCGGACCCAGGAACGCAACCTCGGCCAGCTGATTGCACATGCCTTCGACCACGGCGCCGTAGGACTGGCCCACCGTCAGCTGGAAATGCAGGCCGGTGCTGCGCGTGATCGCGTTGAAGATCGGTGCGTAGTCGGCCTTGGTGCCCGACTCGGTGCCGCCGTCGGCGGGAATGAGCAGCACGCGCAGCGGACGCTGCTGCGAGCCGTCGGCCAGCGATTGGGCTTGCGCCAGAGGCGCGGCGGCCAGCAGGGAAACGAGCGCCAGAGCGGGCGCGCAGGTGCGGATTTTCATTTGTCTGTTCCTGGTCTTGTTGAGGTTGCCATCGGGGCGCAGCGTGCCCGGCCCTGATTCCGGAACGCAGATTAGTCACCGCACATGACAGGAAAATGAAAATTTCTCAAATCAAAAAAATGAATTTTTGAATTTTGTTCAGATAGAATCACAGCCGCCGGGCATGCCCCAACCGTAGCGGGCGCCCACTCCTGCAACCCTGCACGCGTTTCGACGCCACCACGCCGATCCATGACCCGCATTGCCTGCACTCCCCTCTCCTCCTCTCCCCAAGCCCCGGCGGCGGAACCGCCCTGGACCGTCCGCTCGCGCGGCCTGATCCTGGACCTGGACGGGACCTTGATACGCGGACATGAAGTGATACCGGGCGCCAGCGAGCTGCTGACCCGCTGGGCGGGACGCTGCGTCATCGTGTCCAACAACTCCACCGACACGGCGGCGGGCCTGGCGCCGCGCCTGCGGGCGATGGGCCTGCCGGTGGAGGCCGAGACGCTGGTCCTGGCCGGCGAGCAGGCCGTGCGCCATATCGCCCGGCAGCACCCGCGCGCCAGGGTGCTGCTCTGCGCCTCGGAAGCGCTACGGACCTGCGCCGCCGGACTGGGGCTGGCGCTGGTGGCCCGCGACGCGGACATCGTGCTGTTGGCGCGCGATCTCGGTTTCGGCTACGGCACGCTGCAGACCCTGGCAAGGGAGTTGGCGCGAGGCGCGGCATTGATGGTCAGCAATGGCGATCTCACCCATCCCGGCCCGCAAGGCGCCATCGTTCCCGAGACGGGCGCGCTGCTGCAATCAGTGCTGGCCTGCGCGCCCGGCGCACGGCCGCGCATACTCGGCAAGCCAGGCGCCATGCTGCTGAAGGAAGGATTGCGCCGGCTGGGCCTGGCGCCGGCGGACGCCACGGTCATCGGCGACAACGTGCGCACCGATGCGCTGGGCGCAGTGCGACTGGGCATCGGTTATCTGCTGGTCGGCAATGCGCCCTATGCGGATGCGCCAGACGTGGCGGGCCTGCTGGATAGCGCATGCCCACGCCGGCACGCGCTGCCGGCGGGCATTGAAGGTGGTCAGTAGCGCTTGTTCGACAGCACGTCGAAGGTGCTGCGCAGCGTGGAGACGGCCTTGTCATAGTCGGACAAGGCCAGGCAGGCGATGAGGGTGTCGATGATGGCGAGCTGGGCCAGCCGGCTGGTCATGGCCTCGGTGCGGAAACGGGTCTCGCGCGACATGGTGTGCAGCACCACGTCCGCGTGTTCCTGGATCGGCGATTTGCCGAAATTGGTGATGCAGATCGTGCGCGCGCCGGCTTCCTTGGCCAGCCGCGTGGCCAGCACGGTTTCGTGCGTGCTGCCCGAGTGCGAAATGGTCAGCACGGCGACGTCCGGCCCGGTCAGCGACGCGCTGATGGCCTGCACGTGGGAATCGGTCACTGCCGTGGCATGCAGCCCGATGCGCAGCATGCGGTAGTGCGCGTCGTGCGCGATGACGGCCGAGCTGCCGATGCCATAGATTTCCACGCGGCGGGCGCCGCGGATCAGCTCCACCGCGGCCGACAGCGCGGCGACATCCAGCACCGATTCGGTGTCCTGCAGCGTCTGGATATTGCTGTGGAAGATCTTGCTGACGACCTGCTCGGGCGTGTCCTGGGCGGCCAGGTCTTCGTGGATGTACTGCACCGGCTGCACGATCTGCTGGGCCAGCGCGATCTTCAGCTGCTGAAATCCCGTGGCGCCCAGCAGCTTGCAAAAGCCCACCACGCTGCCTTCGCTGCACTGGGTGCGCTCCGCCACTTCGCTGACCGACATGTGCACCACCTCGGCCGGGTTGCGTATGACGAACTCGCCGATGCGCTGCGAGGCCGCCCCCATCGACGGCAACAGGCTCTGGATGCGCGCCAGCATGGCCTGCGGCGAGCCCCGCTGCGGATCGGCGGCGGGTTGCGTGCGGGGAGAGCGTTTGGATGTGGCCATGGCGGAGATCGAGGAACGGAAACCGGATGCGCAGGCAACGATACCCTACACCTTGCCGGCGCGGCGACGGCGCATGCTACCGGCCGCTGATGACAGGATATCCGGGCAGCCGCAAGCCGCCCATGAAAAAGGCCGGCATGTGCCGGCCTTTCCGTTTGCTGTGGCTTACTTCGCCGGCGCTGCGGGCGCTTCGGCGGGCTTGTCGCCAGCGGCCGGAACGGCCGGGGTGGCGGGCGCCGCCGGCACCGAGGCGTCGGGCTTGGCCGGAGCGGCGGGCACCGAGCTGGCGCCCGGGACCGACGACGCGCCAGCGGGAGCGGCAGGCGCAGCGCCCGGCACTTGCGGCACCGAACGGTCCGCCGGGAAGCTTTGCATCACGCCGGAATCGACGGCCGGGCCGCTGGTGCCCTT includes these proteins:
- a CDS encoding MurR/RpiR family transcriptional regulator codes for the protein MATSKRSPRTQPAADPQRGSPQAMLARIQSLLPSMGAASQRIGEFVIRNPAEVVHMSVSEVAERTQCSEGSVVGFCKLLGATGFQQLKIALAQQIVQPVQYIHEDLAAQDTPEQVVSKIFHSNIQTLQDTESVLDVAALSAAVELIRGARRVEIYGIGSSAVIAHDAHYRMLRIGLHATAVTDSHVQAISASLTGPDVAVLTISHSGSTHETVLATRLAKEAGARTICITNFGKSPIQEHADVVLHTMSRETRFRTEAMTSRLAQLAIIDTLIACLALSDYDKAVSTLRSTFDVLSNKRY
- the phnE gene encoding phosphonate ABC transporter, permease protein PhnE; protein product: MNTHALKTPAGNAAWRLDPPYGARALLIVIAALMLFLYTGQRVEMGRMAALTLDGALAAVGLKEQSQVTSGLGALADNLFPLQVSYRTETSRIEGFDPDKLPWLAHVETLQVTESRLNPHTLKMEDEVSTQTYLVEPLGYLWRVAVKMVETFEIAIWATLLAVLGSVPLAYCSARNYAPNRLLYVAARATVSMFRAMPELICALFLVLAYGFGPIAGVLALAIHSMGFLGKFYAEDIETADTKPQEALAAIGASKPRVLAYAVLPQVMPKFTGYTLYILDRNVRMATVVGLVGAGGIGQELKGRYDMYQYAHVGTILVVIFITVFLLDQVAARLRRRLS
- a CDS encoding phosphate/phosphite/phosphonate ABC transporter substrate-binding protein, which gives rise to MKIRTCAPALALVSLLAAAPLAQAQSLADGSQQRPLRVLLIPADGGTESGTKADYAPIFNAITRSTGLHFQLTVGQSYGAVVEGMCNQLAEVAFLGPVSYVQAHERQCAQLLAVGVQKGESAYYAAMFARADSPINTLADLKGKRAAFGDVNSASSFTFQVASMIKDGMDPAKDLAALQLTGSHASSLAALVQGQVDAAALSFDSFDKAVRQGAVDPKSVKVIFKSEPIPYPPLAMNTKLPEPLKATLKQAFATVHQAPGVTPDMVRGYGGAKLDRFDTEFSEAQFAGPASKMALLTDEIKGEILQKAAQR
- a CDS encoding phosphonate ABC transporter ATP-binding protein; the protein is MSAGASEMDMLRYDAVGMRYADGTTALNSVSLQVPRGQFCVILGASGAGKSTLLRMANGLTAPTQGAVWVDGTQVQPSTLAAVRPRIGMVHQHFNLVSRATVATNVLSGALPGLPAWRAYLMRFPVELRERACRLVREVGLQPEHLQRRVSELSGGQQQRVGIARAFMLAPALLLADEPVASLDPRISRDILELLRNQARERGATVLCSLHQVDLAREFADRIVALRHGVMVFDGPAGAFDEATARALYQAPLPESGMAAADLAGRGHAEPRAARPMRPAVLSAGGAQ
- the secG gene encoding preprotein translocase subunit SecG; this encodes MPLMLKILLAVQVISALAIIVLVLLQQGKGADMGSAFGSGSSGSLFGATGAANFLSRATKWAAVVFFASTAGLAYVSHKGTSGPAVDSGVMQSFPADRSVPQVPGAAPAAPAGASSVPGASSVPAAPAKPDASVPAAPATPAVPAAGDKPAEAPAAPAK
- a CDS encoding HAD-IIA family hydrolase; the protein is MTRIACTPLSSSPQAPAAEPPWTVRSRGLILDLDGTLIRGHEVIPGASELLTRWAGRCVIVSNNSTDTAAGLAPRLRAMGLPVEAETLVLAGEQAVRHIARQHPRARVLLCASEALRTCAAGLGLALVARDADIVLLARDLGFGYGTLQTLARELARGAALMVSNGDLTHPGPQGAIVPETGALLQSVLACAPGARPRILGKPGAMLLKEGLRRLGLAPADATVIGDNVRTDALGAVRLGIGYLLVGNAPYADAPDVAGLLDSACPRRHALPAGIEGGQ